The Geoglobus acetivorans genome window below encodes:
- a CDS encoding dihydroorotase, translating to MLIHGKILLGNTIVTAGMKIEDGKILEISKQISGKKLKGIIMPAGIDVHVHLRDFDESHKDTIKNGTLSALNGGICLVVDQPNSKPFIDSEEMYEKRMRLAGKFLNVDYSLNVGLTKKNFTKINSIVERIKSKGYNPAVGEIFLQHENKDVEATIEMVEKVTSFSTVHAEIPEFVESNEIPNFLHRKREAEILAVKKLASEGRYFCHISTKEAFETIREKGAYAEVTPHHLLLDASHHSRLGDFVNVNPPLRTENDRKFLLDNFSKIDVVASDHAPHSPEEKENGASGYPGVETLYPLLMGLVFYGKLNIFDVAKAISENPADIFGFEGYGAVKPGNYANLAVFDISKVERINPQKLHYFHKWSPFESFPAVFPHTVILRGELAKDRGELAEGFGKIYKTDAVL from the coding sequence ATGCTCATCCACGGAAAAATTCTGCTAGGAAACACAATAGTAACGGCGGGAATGAAAATCGAAGATGGTAAAATATTGGAAATAAGCAAGCAAATTTCAGGAAAAAAACTGAAGGGAATCATAATGCCTGCAGGCATAGACGTTCACGTTCACCTGAGAGATTTTGACGAAAGCCATAAAGATACGATAAAAAATGGGACACTTTCTGCTCTGAACGGTGGAATCTGTCTTGTCGTCGATCAGCCCAACTCCAAGCCATTTATCGACAGCGAGGAAATGTACGAGAAAAGGATGAGACTAGCAGGCAAATTTCTTAATGTGGATTACTCCCTGAACGTTGGTCTCACCAAAAAGAATTTCACCAAAATAAACAGTATTGTGGAGAGAATAAAGAGCAAGGGCTACAACCCGGCAGTTGGAGAGATCTTCCTGCAGCACGAAAACAAAGATGTGGAGGCTACAATAGAAATGGTGGAAAAGGTTACGTCATTCTCGACAGTACATGCCGAAATTCCGGAATTTGTGGAATCGAACGAAATTCCAAACTTTTTGCATAGAAAAAGAGAGGCTGAAATTCTTGCAGTTAAAAAACTTGCATCTGAGGGCAGATACTTCTGTCACATATCCACAAAGGAAGCTTTTGAAACAATCAGGGAAAAAGGAGCATACGCAGAAGTTACTCCCCACCACCTCCTGCTTGACGCATCTCACCACAGCCGGCTTGGAGACTTCGTGAACGTCAACCCCCCGCTCAGGACCGAAAATGACAGGAAGTTTCTGCTTGATAATTTTTCAAAAATAGACGTTGTTGCTTCGGACCATGCGCCACACTCTCCAGAGGAGAAAGAGAACGGAGCCTCAGGATACCCCGGCGTTGAAACCCTCTACCCTCTCCTCATGGGACTTGTTTTTTACGGCAAGCTGAACATCTTTGATGTGGCGAAGGCGATCTCAGAAAATCCTGCAGATATATTCGGTTTTGAGGGATACGGAGCAGTAAAACCAGGAAACTACGCAAATCTTGCAGTATTTGACATTTCAAAGGTGGAGAGAATCAACCCGCAGAAACTCCATTATTTCCACAAATGGAGCCCCTTTGAGAGCTTTCCGGCAGTATTTCCCCACACAGTTATTCTGAGAGGAGAACTGGCAAAAGATAGGGGTGAGCTTGCAGAGGGTTTTGGGAAGATATACAAAACCGATGCAGTGTTATAA
- the ftsZ gene encoding cell division protein FtsZ: MDSIVKEALKRANQEKRPFTKEDEDDEILEMLHELRTVIRVVGVGGSGCNTVTRMYDEGIEGAELIAINTDVQHLYYTKADKRILVGKKRTRGLGAGSLPQVGEEAARENEEEIKALLEGSDLVFITCGLGGGTGTGAAPVVAEAAQDAGALTIAVVTLPFTAEGAIRRANAEAGLERLREVTDTVIVIPNDRLLDVVPNYPIQLAFKVADEVLMRAVKGITELITKPALINLDFADVRTVMEKGGVAMIGLGEASGEDKASESVRKALKSPLLDVDITGAKAALVNVTGGPDMTIEEAESIVEEIYSKIDPDARIIWGAMIDPSLENTIRTLVIVTGVKSPQIFGRKGPAVTKRYGIDFVR, from the coding sequence ATGGATTCAATAGTGAAAGAGGCTTTAAAGAGGGCAAATCAGGAGAAGAGACCTTTTACGAAAGAGGATGAGGATGACGAAATTCTCGAAATGCTTCACGAGCTGAGAACCGTTATAAGGGTTGTGGGAGTTGGGGGAAGCGGATGCAATACTGTTACACGGATGTACGATGAGGGAATCGAAGGTGCAGAACTCATCGCAATAAATACGGATGTCCAGCATCTTTACTATACGAAGGCAGATAAAAGAATACTTGTTGGAAAGAAGAGAACAAGAGGTCTCGGAGCAGGAAGCCTTCCGCAGGTTGGCGAGGAGGCAGCAAGAGAGAACGAGGAGGAGATCAAGGCACTGCTCGAAGGCTCTGACCTCGTATTCATTACATGCGGTCTTGGTGGTGGAACCGGTACCGGGGCTGCCCCGGTTGTTGCTGAAGCTGCTCAGGATGCCGGAGCCCTTACCATAGCTGTTGTAACCCTTCCGTTTACGGCTGAAGGTGCTATAAGGAGGGCGAATGCTGAAGCAGGGCTTGAGAGGTTGAGGGAGGTTACAGATACAGTCATTGTCATTCCGAACGACAGGCTTTTGGATGTTGTGCCGAACTATCCAATACAGCTTGCGTTCAAGGTGGCGGATGAGGTACTGATGAGGGCAGTTAAGGGCATAACGGAGCTTATCACAAAGCCGGCTCTGATAAACCTGGACTTTGCAGATGTTCGGACAGTGATGGAGAAGGGCGGAGTTGCGATGATTGGACTTGGTGAGGCCAGCGGTGAGGACAAAGCATCTGAAAGTGTGAGGAAGGCATTGAAGAGCCCGTTGCTTGACGTGGACATAACAGGTGCAAAGGCGGCGCTGGTCAATGTTACCGGTGGTCCGGATATGACCATTGAAGAGGCAGAGAGCATTGTAGAGGAGATATACAGCAAGATAGATCCCGATGCCAGGATAATCTGGGGTGCAATGATTGATCCATCGCTTGAGAATACGATAAGGACTCTGGTAATAGTTACGGGCGTGAAATCACCTCAGATCTTCGGAAGAAAGGGTCCAGCGGTAACAAAGAGATACGGAATTGACTTTGTCAGGTAA
- a CDS encoding protein translocase SEC61 complex subunit gamma, translating to MLSEKFRDYINILKMTRKPDREEFVTTLKVSVAVMLVIGLIGFIVYLLMDVLPGYLG from the coding sequence ATGCTCAGTGAAAAATTCAGAGACTACATCAACATACTCAAGATGACCAGAAAACCGGATAGGGAGGAGTTTGTAACCACTCTGAAGGTATCTGTAGCCGTGATGCTGGTAATCGGTCTGATAGGCTTCATAGTTTATTTGCTAATGGATGTACTGCCGGGGTATCTGGGATGA
- a CDS encoding transcription elongation factor Spt5 yields MSKFFIVKTTANQEKIVANLMAAAVKKRGINLYSILSPKEIKGYIIVEAESNEDIVNAIKGIPHIKGLVKGEVSFTEIEHFLKPKKAAEQIREGYKVEIISGPFKGEMAIVKRVDEAKNEITVELLEAVVPIPVTVKADNVRILEKTDEEV; encoded by the coding sequence ATGAGCAAGTTCTTTATAGTGAAAACGACGGCAAATCAGGAGAAAATAGTGGCGAACCTGATGGCAGCGGCTGTTAAAAAGAGGGGCATAAATCTTTATTCAATTCTATCTCCGAAGGAAATCAAGGGATACATCATTGTTGAGGCAGAGAGCAATGAGGACATAGTCAATGCAATAAAGGGCATTCCTCACATCAAGGGCCTTGTGAAGGGTGAAGTGAGCTTCACGGAAATTGAACATTTTCTGAAGCCAAAGAAAGCTGCTGAGCAGATCAGGGAAGGTTACAAGGTGGAAATCATCAGCGGACCGTTCAAGGGTGAAATGGCTATTGTTAAGAGAGTTGACGAAGCGAAGAATGAAATAACGGTCGAACTCCTTGAGGCTGTAGTTCCAATTCCTGTAACGGTTAAGGCTGACAACGTTAGGATTCTTGAAAAAACGGATGAGGAGGTGTAA
- a CDS encoding 50S ribosomal protein L11 encodes MPQVVEVLVPGGKASPGPPLGPAIGPLGLNVKQVVDKINEATKDFDGLPVPVKIIANEDRTFDIEVGVPPVSALIKKELGIEKGSKATGREYVGDLTMEQVFKIARIKLKQMLSYDLKGAVLEVLGTAVSMGVTVEGKHPKEVQQEVSEGKIEIPAE; translated from the coding sequence ATGCCACAGGTTGTTGAAGTTCTTGTTCCAGGAGGGAAAGCAAGCCCGGGACCACCACTTGGTCCGGCCATAGGTCCTCTCGGACTAAATGTCAAGCAGGTAGTGGATAAGATCAACGAGGCGACGAAAGACTTTGATGGATTGCCGGTTCCTGTCAAGATAATAGCAAATGAAGACAGAACCTTCGACATCGAGGTGGGTGTTCCACCCGTTTCGGCACTGATAAAGAAGGAACTCGGAATTGAGAAAGGCTCCAAGGCAACAGGAAGGGAGTACGTCGGAGACCTCACGATGGAGCAGGTGTTCAAGATTGCGAGGATAAAGTTGAAGCAGATGCTCTCGTATGACCTGAAGGGAGCGGTGCTGGAAGTTCTCGGAACAGCGGTCTCAATGGGTGTAACTGTAGAAGGAAAGCATCCCAAGGAAGTTCAGCAGGAAGTCAGTGAAGGAAAGATCGAAATTCCTGCTGAGTAA
- a CDS encoding translation initiation factor IF-2 subunit gamma produces the protein MSDDVPLPEVNIGMVGHVDHGKTTLVAALSGVWTDRHSEELKRGISIKLGYADATFRKCPRCEGTEAYMVEKVCPKHGVETDILRTVSFVDSPGHETLMATMLSGAALMDGAVLVIAANEKCPRPQTKEHLMALEIIGVDRIVIVQNKIDIVSKERVVENYQEIKEFVKGTIAENAPIIPVSAQQRVNIDALIEVIEETIPTPERDLDSPPLMYVARSFDVNKPGTDPEKLVGGVLGGSLSRGRLRVGDEIEVRPGIKDERGNYNPIHSEVVSIMASGRQIDEATPGGLIGVATKLDPFLTKADGLVGNVVGHPDKLPDVLFDFTMDVHLLERVVGAEEELRVEKIKMNEPLMLAVGTSITLGVVTSARDDVVEVKLKRPVCAEKGSKVAISRRVGSRWRLIGAGTLI, from the coding sequence ATGAGTGATGACGTTCCATTGCCAGAAGTGAATATCGGTATGGTTGGTCATGTTGATCACGGTAAAACTACTCTTGTTGCTGCATTGAGTGGTGTGTGGACCGACAGGCACAGTGAAGAACTCAAAAGGGGAATTTCGATCAAGCTCGGTTATGCCGATGCAACCTTCAGAAAATGTCCCAGGTGTGAGGGGACTGAGGCATACATGGTGGAAAAGGTATGCCCGAAACACGGTGTTGAGACAGATATTCTCAGAACAGTGAGCTTCGTGGACAGTCCCGGACATGAGACGCTGATGGCCACAATGCTGAGCGGTGCCGCCCTGATGGACGGAGCAGTGCTTGTCATTGCTGCAAATGAGAAATGCCCCAGGCCACAGACCAAAGAGCATCTGATGGCTCTGGAAATTATAGGCGTCGACAGGATTGTTATCGTGCAGAACAAGATCGACATCGTTTCAAAGGAGAGGGTTGTGGAGAATTATCAGGAGATAAAGGAATTTGTTAAGGGCACTATAGCTGAAAACGCCCCTATAATTCCCGTTTCTGCACAGCAGAGGGTTAACATTGACGCCCTGATTGAGGTGATTGAGGAAACGATACCGACACCTGAGAGAGATCTGGACTCTCCTCCGCTCATGTATGTTGCCAGGAGCTTTGATGTCAACAAACCCGGAACGGATCCAGAGAAGCTTGTGGGAGGAGTTCTGGGTGGCAGCCTCTCAAGGGGCAGGCTCAGGGTGGGAGACGAAATAGAGGTCAGACCGGGAATAAAGGACGAAAGAGGAAATTACAATCCCATTCACAGTGAGGTTGTGAGCATCATGGCATCAGGCAGGCAGATTGATGAGGCCACGCCCGGAGGTCTCATCGGCGTTGCCACAAAACTCGATCCGTTCCTCACAAAGGCTGATGGGCTCGTGGGAAATGTTGTGGGTCACCCTGATAAGCTTCCTGATGTTCTGTTCGACTTCACGATGGATGTGCATCTCCTTGAGAGGGTCGTTGGTGCCGAGGAAGAGCTGAGGGTGGAAAAGATAAAGATGAATGAACCGCTGATGCTTGCCGTTGGAACATCCATCACACTCGGGGTTGTAACATCTGCCAGAGATGATGTTGTTGAAGTAAAGCTGAAGAGGCCAGTCTGTGCTGAGAAAGGCTCTAAGGTTGCTATAAGCAGAAGGGTTGGCTCGAGATGGAGGCTGATAGGCGCCGGAACTTTAATCTGA
- a CDS encoding PIN domain-containing protein — protein sequence MEADRRRNFNLKSVIIDTNVLIYIFTHRVDVFSQLRELGFRRFIFPEQTIEELKKLQLSLDGLEKRAAKFALTLIENCSECEIFRVDAEGNDNAILKLAKMFSSTVITNDKRLRKRAKLEGIPVGYLRELRYVEVEDDF from the coding sequence ATGGAGGCTGATAGGCGCCGGAACTTTAATCTGAAGAGTGTAATAATTGACACGAATGTTTTAATTTACATTTTCACCCACAGGGTTGACGTTTTCAGCCAGCTGAGAGAACTTGGATTCAGGAGGTTCATATTTCCAGAGCAGACAATTGAAGAACTGAAAAAACTTCAGCTCAGCCTCGATGGGCTGGAAAAGAGGGCTGCGAAATTTGCCCTGACGCTAATTGAGAACTGTAGTGAGTGTGAAATTTTCAGGGTGGATGCAGAGGGGAACGACAACGCAATTCTCAAGCTGGCGAAGATGTTTTCATCTACCGTAATAACGAACGATAAACGCCTGAGAAAGAGGGCCAAACTGGAGGGGATCCCTGTAGGGTATCTGAGAGAGCTTAGATATGTGGAGGTTGAGGATGATTTTTGA
- a CDS encoding ATP-binding protein, giving the protein MMCSSCGKRAFEKFRGRYYCRECFIRKYEGAVESAIRRYRMVKKNERVLAALSGGKDSVAMLMSLKSLSRKLNFELEAFFIHLGIEDYSDKSLAVSQKVSSILDVELNVVRIEDYGFRIDDVKRKTCSVCGNVKRYLFNRFARENRFDLIATGHCAEDILANLLKNMYSGNLGWSEKQKPRIEGYDRMVGRIRPLYEMSERENLLYVLARELPFVSEECPHAPSTMWKEIVYDIEKRVPGYRVSVLRNLARERRDEKTEYRYCKKCGEITTSSICQFCRNVMKYSKKSG; this is encoded by the coding sequence ATGATGTGTTCATCATGTGGCAAAAGGGCATTCGAAAAATTCAGAGGAAGGTATTACTGCAGAGAATGTTTCATAAGGAAATACGAGGGTGCCGTCGAATCAGCCATCAGAAGATACAGAATGGTAAAGAAGAACGAGAGAGTTCTCGCAGCGCTTAGTGGTGGAAAAGATAGCGTTGCGATGCTCATGTCCCTAAAATCACTGTCCAGAAAATTGAATTTCGAGCTTGAGGCATTTTTCATCCATCTTGGAATTGAAGACTATTCGGATAAATCCCTTGCAGTCTCGCAGAAGGTTTCCAGCATTCTTGATGTCGAGCTGAATGTTGTGAGAATAGAAGATTATGGATTCAGGATAGACGACGTTAAGAGGAAAACATGCTCTGTTTGCGGTAATGTGAAAAGGTACCTGTTCAACAGGTTTGCGAGAGAGAACAGGTTCGATCTGATTGCAACAGGGCATTGTGCCGAAGACATACTGGCGAACCTGCTGAAAAACATGTATTCGGGAAACCTCGGGTGGAGTGAAAAGCAGAAGCCAAGGATAGAGGGATACGACAGGATGGTTGGAAGGATAAGGCCCCTGTACGAGATGAGCGAGCGTGAAAACCTCCTCTACGTTCTGGCGAGAGAACTTCCATTTGTTAGCGAGGAATGTCCGCACGCCCCATCAACCATGTGGAAGGAGATAGTATATGACATAGAAAAAAGGGTCCCGGGCTACAGAGTTTCGGTACTCAGAAATCTGGCGAGAGAACGCAGGGATGAGAAAACCGAGTACAGGTACTGCAAGAAGTGTGGGGAGATAACAACATCCAGCATCTGCCAGTTCTGCAGAAACGTCATGAAGTATTCTAAAAAATCCGGCTAA
- a CDS encoding site-2 protease family protein codes for MNVQLGILVFLIYWGIVELLKQRGVLERKNISSYGPILMIRTEKGLNLLKKLARYRMLWIILGNAGIPAVFAGMVFMFILILFMDYSLLTSPPPPSELTSPRNALLIPGVNKFIPLVWGLIGLIVTLIVHEFSHAISALSENIRVKSLGILVALVPVGGFAEPDEEELMQKASRSTRLRVFSSGVISNFITAIIAFSVFFYLLGFITPSIAVLKSDDPRLKTGDIVMEINGVEIRSPEDISKAIGNSDKITLTLKDGRTVTIEGVTGVKIAGVVKNYPADKAGFREGWIITGVDGVKIHTLDDFLKIMKEKKGGDQITLEVYDGHRFRSFDITLRDSNGRGIIGVQVEEYFAGITFSYYYAENILNTLRNIPSMLLHPAGWLFLISMPIVYFNSFSYPITAFFASQVGDWIFFALNTFYWVGWINFYVGLFNCLPALPLDGGRVYYDVVEKIGGRRVAEASTRFLSILIFGSIILSIVIPNMPR; via the coding sequence ATGAACGTTCAGCTCGGAATACTCGTGTTCCTAATTTACTGGGGAATTGTGGAGTTACTCAAACAGAGAGGCGTTCTCGAAAGGAAGAATATCAGCTCTTATGGCCCAATACTGATGATAAGAACAGAAAAAGGGCTCAACCTGCTCAAAAAACTTGCGAGGTACAGAATGCTCTGGATAATCCTCGGGAATGCCGGTATACCTGCCGTTTTTGCTGGAATGGTGTTCATGTTCATCCTGATACTGTTCATGGATTACTCATTACTGACATCCCCACCACCACCCTCGGAGCTTACAAGCCCGAGAAACGCCCTTCTCATCCCCGGTGTGAATAAATTCATCCCCTTAGTGTGGGGTCTGATCGGCCTTATTGTAACGCTCATAGTCCACGAGTTCAGCCATGCGATTTCTGCACTCTCAGAAAACATAAGGGTGAAGTCCTTAGGCATACTCGTTGCCTTGGTCCCGGTCGGAGGGTTTGCAGAACCAGATGAAGAAGAACTGATGCAGAAAGCCAGCAGGTCAACGAGATTGAGGGTTTTCTCCTCAGGTGTAATAAGCAACTTTATCACGGCCATTATAGCCTTCTCAGTATTTTTCTACCTGCTCGGGTTCATAACACCATCCATAGCCGTGCTGAAATCCGATGATCCCCGGCTGAAAACGGGAGACATAGTGATGGAGATAAACGGGGTCGAGATACGATCGCCGGAAGATATTTCGAAAGCAATTGGAAATTCGGACAAGATAACCCTAACATTAAAAGATGGCAGGACTGTGACGATTGAAGGAGTTACAGGAGTGAAGATTGCCGGTGTGGTGAAGAACTATCCGGCAGACAAAGCTGGATTCAGGGAAGGATGGATAATAACCGGTGTTGATGGTGTTAAAATCCACACACTCGACGACTTTCTCAAGATAATGAAGGAGAAAAAAGGAGGAGACCAGATTACCCTCGAGGTCTACGATGGACACAGATTCAGGAGCTTTGACATCACCCTCAGGGACAGTAACGGAAGAGGAATCATTGGTGTGCAGGTAGAGGAATACTTTGCAGGTATCACATTCAGCTACTATTATGCTGAAAACATCCTTAACACTCTCAGAAACATCCCGTCAATGCTGCTTCATCCGGCAGGCTGGCTGTTCCTCATCTCAATGCCGATCGTCTACTTCAACAGCTTTTCATACCCAATAACAGCGTTCTTTGCATCCCAGGTAGGAGACTGGATATTCTTTGCACTTAACACATTTTACTGGGTGGGATGGATCAATTTCTATGTTGGTCTCTTCAACTGCCTGCCAGCCCTTCCGCTGGACGGCGGACGGGTGTACTACGACGTTGTGGAAAAGATCGGTGGCAGAAGGGTGGCAGAGGCGTCCACGAGATTTCTCTCAATACTGATATTCGGTTCGATAATTCTTTCAATCGTCATACCGAACATGCCGAGATGA
- the cutA gene encoding divalent-cation tolerance protein CutA has translation MYYFIYVTAPTEDEAKKIAKHLLEKKLVACVNFWKIKSMYWWEGEIQEDGEYAMILKTKAEKFSEVRNEIKKIHSYTTPCICAISIEEGNLEFLRWIDSIVEG, from the coding sequence ATGTATTATTTCATTTACGTTACCGCTCCCACCGAAGATGAAGCAAAAAAGATTGCAAAGCATTTGCTTGAAAAAAAGCTCGTTGCATGTGTTAATTTCTGGAAAATAAAGTCAATGTACTGGTGGGAAGGGGAGATACAGGAAGATGGAGAATATGCAATGATCCTGAAGACCAAGGCTGAAAAATTCTCGGAAGTTAGGAATGAGATAAAGAAAATACACAGCTACACCACTCCATGCATTTGCGCGATCAGCATTGAGGAAGGCAATCTGGAGTTTTTAAGGTGGATTGATAGCATTGTGGAAGGATGA
- a CDS encoding nucleotidyltransferase domain-containing protein, which yields MRGKTATFGQRKRVRYSHDRWKLLAEKRKIAEEIMDTLESHGIPSIVYGSVARGDVKKSSDVDIFIPLNIPSYKVELALRDFSILERRIIQATPNYAIKGEIALDMANVSFPLVKMRDKELDFYRFGGFLDLDMLRRDERVAGVDKRLMLIVPVKDGHMEIPANEMDKSELADYLGVGIEIVEERFRVLERRREIGRTGVFVNEPVPEFESFESHLSSLALENVFLRRRMKLF from the coding sequence ATGAGGGGGAAAACAGCTACCTTTGGTCAGAGGAAGAGAGTGAGATATTCACACGACAGATGGAAGTTGCTTGCGGAGAAAAGAAAGATAGCCGAAGAAATCATGGACACCCTCGAGAGTCATGGAATACCCTCGATTGTTTACGGCTCCGTGGCAAGAGGGGATGTGAAAAAGAGCAGTGATGTTGACATTTTCATACCTCTCAACATTCCATCTTATAAGGTTGAACTGGCTTTAAGGGATTTCAGCATTCTGGAGCGACGGATAATACAGGCCACGCCGAATTATGCCATTAAAGGGGAGATTGCTCTTGACATGGCCAATGTGAGCTTCCCGCTTGTGAAGATGCGGGATAAGGAGCTTGACTTTTACAGGTTTGGTGGTTTTCTCGATCTTGATATGCTCAGGAGAGATGAGCGGGTTGCTGGAGTGGATAAGAGGCTCATGTTGATTGTTCCCGTGAAGGATGGTCATATGGAGATTCCCGCCAACGAGATGGACAAGAGTGAGCTTGCAGATTATCTCGGCGTTGGTATAGAGATTGTGGAGGAGAGATTCAGGGTTCTCGAGAGAAGGAGGGAGATTGGGCGAACTGGAGTGTTTGTAAATGAACCCGTTCCGGAATTTGAGAGTTTTGAGTCACATCTTTCTTCTCTCGCTCTTGAAAATGTCTTTCTGAGGAGGAGGATGAAACTTTTTTAA
- the lysS gene encoding lysine--tRNA ligase, with protein sequence MSDIIHWADVIADRILSEKDSVRIATGITPSGHIHLGNLREMLTADAIRRAIDEKGGKAEIVYIADTFDPLRKRYPFLPEEYENYVGMPLSRIPDPEGCHGNYAEHFLQPFLESLDILGIPVTLKKAHEMYESGEYAEKTRIALEKKDEIAGILKEVSGRDVEEGWSPFMPVCKNCGRLNSTRVTGFDGEKVSYVCKSCGHEGESDLTEGKLVWRVDWPARWGILGINVEPFGKDHAAAGGSYDTGKRIAREIFGIEPPFPIVYEWINLKGKGAMKSSKGIVVPVREMVEILPPEIVRYIIIRSKPERHIEFDPGIGLLDVVDEFENAYHHGDRSVELSLVENVVYSDVPFRHLLVVGQIAEWDLEKVLEILERNGHKIDEDLRRDVERRLRYARKWLEKYAPDNLKFSVKKSRDEIKSVFSDDEKRFLNEFAESLGDNMDAEKLHKLVYEVAQKVGIKPAKAFQAIYKAILDTKHGPRAGYFLSSLGVDFVRKRFMEI encoded by the coding sequence ATGAGCGATATAATTCACTGGGCTGATGTTATTGCTGATAGGATTCTATCTGAAAAGGATAGTGTGAGGATAGCCACCGGAATAACTCCCAGCGGTCACATTCACCTCGGAAATCTGAGAGAGATGCTCACGGCAGATGCAATAAGGAGGGCGATAGACGAAAAGGGGGGTAAGGCTGAGATTGTTTACATTGCTGACACGTTTGATCCTCTGAGGAAGAGATACCCCTTCCTTCCTGAAGAGTATGAGAATTACGTGGGAATGCCCCTGAGCAGGATCCCCGATCCGGAGGGCTGTCACGGGAATTATGCAGAGCATTTTCTTCAACCGTTCCTCGAGTCTCTCGATATTCTCGGCATTCCTGTAACGTTGAAAAAAGCTCATGAGATGTATGAAAGCGGAGAGTACGCAGAAAAAACGAGGATCGCTCTTGAAAAGAAAGACGAAATTGCAGGAATCCTGAAAGAAGTGTCGGGCAGAGATGTTGAGGAGGGCTGGAGCCCGTTCATGCCTGTCTGCAAAAACTGTGGCAGGCTGAATTCCACAAGAGTTACGGGTTTCGACGGAGAAAAGGTGAGCTACGTCTGCAAGAGCTGCGGACATGAGGGGGAGAGCGATCTTACTGAGGGAAAGCTCGTCTGGAGGGTCGACTGGCCTGCAAGGTGGGGAATCCTCGGAATTAATGTTGAACCATTCGGAAAGGATCATGCTGCTGCTGGAGGCAGTTATGATACTGGAAAGAGAATAGCAAGGGAGATTTTTGGAATAGAACCTCCTTTCCCCATCGTCTATGAATGGATAAATCTAAAGGGCAAGGGAGCAATGAAGAGTTCGAAGGGCATAGTCGTTCCCGTCAGAGAGATGGTAGAGATTCTGCCTCCAGAGATTGTCAGATATATCATTATACGGTCAAAACCTGAAAGGCACATCGAGTTCGATCCTGGCATCGGTTTGCTGGATGTGGTGGATGAATTCGAAAATGCTTATCATCATGGAGATAGAAGTGTCGAGCTTTCTCTGGTCGAGAATGTTGTTTATTCTGATGTGCCCTTCAGGCATCTCTTGGTTGTCGGGCAGATTGCTGAATGGGACTTGGAAAAGGTATTGGAGATTCTGGAGAGAAATGGGCATAAAATTGATGAAGACCTCAGGAGAGATGTTGAAAGAAGGCTGAGGTATGCAAGAAAGTGGCTTGAAAAATACGCACCGGATAATCTCAAATTCTCTGTCAAAAAGAGCAGGGATGAGATCAAATCCGTGTTCAGCGATGACGAAAAGCGGTTTCTGAACGAGTTTGCTGAATCTCTTGGGGATAACATGGATGCGGAAAAACTACACAAGCTGGTTTATGAAGTCGCTCAGAAAGTCGGTATAAAGCCTGCAAAAGCTTTTCAGGCGATTTACAAGGCAATTCTCGATACAAAGCATGGTCCGAGGGCCGGCTATTTCCTGAGCTCCCTTGGAGTAGATTTCGTCAGAAAGAGGTTTATGGAAATATGA